A portion of the Streptococcus sp. Marseille-Q6470 genome contains these proteins:
- a CDS encoding ferredoxin: MKIRLIPERCIACGLCQTYSDLFDYHDNGIVRFYDESEQLEREITCKDDILEAVKNCPTRALIIDES, encoded by the coding sequence ATGAAGATTAGACTTATACCTGAACGCTGCATCGCTTGTGGGCTCTGCCAAACTTATTCAGATTTATTTGACTACCATGATAATGGTATTGTCCGTTTTTACGATGAATCTGAGCAATTAGAGCGAGAAATTACTTGCAAGGACGACATTTTAGAAGCCGTTAAAAATTGCCCTACTCGTGCTCTGATTATAGATGAATCTTAA